A window of uncultured Methanoregula sp. genomic DNA:
AGTGCCTGCTGAGCGGGAGACTGTGCGGGAGATGCATTAAGGGGTACAACAAACCCGTTCTCACCAATGCAGTCCGGGCTCTGCTGGTGTGCGCTTGAAGGAGTCACCATCAGAGCTACCGAGAGGATGATGAATGCAAACCCGATCAGAATCTTTCCCGTGTCCATCGTTGTATTTCCTTCTGGAGTTGTGTTATGTCGGTGTATGCACAGCGGTTCGTGCAGCACCTGATAACAACATATCGTGCCCTGGCAGATAAATACACAAAATCACCCGGGTTGGTGTGTATAACCCCGGGGTTAGAACATTCAACCGAGAGGACAAACCTATGGGGAGGAAATATAAACCGTTATGCCTAACTCTTCCGGTAACCATAAGAAAACATCAACCGGATAAATGACATTCCGGGTGGACCTCTATGAATCCCGCAGATAAGTCTCCCACGCTCATTGTTCACGAAGAATCCGATTCGCTGGAGGAACTGTCAGAGTATCTGGATGTCCTCTCCAGCAGCGCACGGCTCAGGATATTAAAATTCATTGAGAAGAAGCCCCGCGATGCCCGGGCCATCTCAAAAGAGATTGAGACGAGTTACGAGAACACGAAAAAACATCTGGATAAACTCCTGAGCATCGGGGTTATCAAGAAGGATGCCGGTCTCGGGGCACCAACGTCAAAAGGCATTCACCCGGTCTGGCAGTACTCGCTGGTCCCCGGTGGACTCGAAGCTATCATAAGGAACCTCGGATTCTTCTCAAATACGCGGGTACAGATCGTGGGAAGCGAGATCTCGAGAAGGCTCGACGAGGTCAAAGGCGCTCTCTCAAAAGAAGTCCTGGGAAACATGCCTGCGGCGATTGTGCTGGGCGGCCAGGATGACGGGAAACTCTTCCTCTTAAAGAGCGATCTCGTAAACATCGGGAGAACCGATGCGGATTATTCAGCTGCATCCGGTAATAATGACGTGGTCCTTTCCGAAAGTTACACAGCGGTAACGCGCATATCCAAACCCCACGGGAGATTCGTTCACGAGAACGGTGTGTGGTATATCGAGGATTGCGGCAGCACCGGGGGCACCCAGCTGAACAACCGGAAACTTGAAAAGAATGTAAAAGAGCAGGTGCGTGACGGAGATCTTCTCGAACTTGCAAAAGGTTCATCCGGGGTTAGGGTACTGTTCATACTCCCGGAAAAGACCTGATGATATAAGCCCAATCACGATCAACGGATCTCACAAAATGTTTCACCATCTGAAAATAACAATGCAAAGTACCGCATGATTCCCGGAATATCCATGATCCCTCTGCACAAAATTCTCCGCGCTCTCGTCATCGCCACGCTCATACTTGCATGTACCGTGATACCCGTGATGGCAGCCGAGCACATTGTTGCCCCGACCGGCGCAGAGTTTTCCACGATCCAGGATGCTGTGGACTGGTCAAGCAACGGGGACACGATCAGGGTGCAGAGCGGAACCTATGATGAGAATATCAGGCTTGAGAAGAAGATCATTCTCATCGGTGTTGACAATGGCAACGGAGTACCGGTCATTGAGCCCCGCAGCAAAGGGGATGCAATCCGGATCCTTGCAGATGACTGCACCATCCAGGGCTTCATTATCCAGAACACCGAGATGTCGTCCGGGATATACATTGGTTCCAATAACAACGCGATCCGCGACAATATCATCAGAAACAATGGTGACGGAATATATCTCGTATCCTCGCGGAAAAACACAATCTCCGGCAACGAGATTTCCCAGAACAACAAATACGGGATATCGCTCGAATCATCTTCCGACAACCGGATTGAGCAGAACACATTCCAGAAGAATACCGTGGGGATCTCGCTGGATTCGGCCTCAGCGGCAAACCTGATCTTCCGGAACAACTTCCTCAACAACCAGAATGTGATATCCGAGAGCCAGACCTCAACATGGAGCTCAGTCCTTCCATACACCTATACTTACCTTGGCCAGAAGGCAGAGAGCCGGATGGGAAATTACTGGAAGGACTACCAGGGGAGAGATACAAATGGCGATGGTATCGGGGAAACGCCTTACATTGTCAGTGTCGGGACCATCAAGACCGGGGACAAAACCCGTCAGGATGTCCTGGATGAATTTCCCCTGATGGATCCGCGGGATTATTATACTGCAGTCGCCGTTGCCGGGAGCAGCCCGGGACTCAAACCAACCGATGCCGGGGGCCGCACGCCTACGCTAACTCCTGTGATCACCACAACCCCGCTCCCCACCCGGACAAATCAGGTTGCCGAAAATCCTGCATCGGAGGCCCCGTTCTCATTCCCCCGCATCTGGCCGAATATTCCCGTTATCACCCTGGTGCTCTCCCTGGCGCTGGTCATCGTCATAATTGCTGCCGGCATCATGTATTTCCGGAGGAAGAAACCGGAGTCCGGGCAGGAGAATGGCATTGCCCCCGTGGCCAAACGGGCAGCATCAATGATAAAAAATGCCATCGACCATGTCCCGTCTCCTGCCACAACGCAGGCTGCACAGACCGTACAAATGGATGAGACAAATATTGCCCTGCAGCATTCAGCATCCGACCAGAAAACCTACTTTCCCCGGGAACTGGAGAACAAGTACACCGATATCATGTTCATTGGGAGAGGGGGTATTGCCTGGGTATTCTCAGCGATCAGGAAGACTGACGGCATCAGGGTTGCTGTCAAGATCCCGATCAGTTTCGATGAAGTGACGGGCAAATGTTTCCTGAACGAGATTGCGGCCTGGGAGACCCTGCGCCACGAGAACATTGTCGAAGTGACTGCAGTCAATATTCTCCCTGTCCCCTACGTTGAGATGGAGTATGTCCCAAGCTCGCTTGAAGCCATAGAGAAGCCTCTTCCGGTCTGGAAAGCGGTTCATCTCATCACGGGGGTTACGGATGGGCTGCGCTATGCTCACGACCACGGGTTCATTCACCGGGATATCAAACCCCACAACATTCTCTTAACCGACGAACTGGTCCCGAAAATAACCGACTGGGGGATGAGCAAGGTGCTGGCAGCTGAGGTCAAGAAATCGAGCATTGCCGGTTTCTCCCTCTCGTATGCAGCTCCCGAGCAGGTTTCACCAACCGAATTCGGGAGGACCGATGAACGAACCGACATCTACCAGCTGGGTGTTGTGTTCTACGAACTCGTGACCGGGTCAATTCCATTCGGCGGAGAGAGCATCGTCGAGGTGGGTAATGCGATCCTGCGGGATTCCCCGATACTGCCTTCGGAATATAACCCCGAGGCGGAGGTTGTCGAGAAGATTATCATGAAATGCCTTGAGAAGATGCCAAAAGACCGCTACCAGTCTGCAGCTGAACTCCTGGCAGCCCTCCAGGGGTACCTTGACGAAGATGACAGCTGAAAAGACGTATGAACCGGCGGAGTGCGGGCATTGCGGGGGCCTTGGCTGCACGTACTGCAATAAGACCGGAACTGTCCTTGTCACTGCACCCAAACAACAATGCCGCCATTGCGAGGGTGTGGGCTGCATCTACTGCGGGTTCACCGGCTGGACCGGGCCAAAAAGCAAATATGATTAACCCGCAGAGCCTGTTTTTTCAAACTTCCCGACAATTTTCCTGGGCATCACACACTCTTCATATCTTCTCGCAAAGTAGCGATCGGTCATCCCTGCAATGAAATCCCTGACCAGTTCGGGCCGGGTAGCAGACGAAAGATAATTATTACTTATCGGGACGCTGTCGATAAAGTCTGCAAAGATTTTTGCAGTCCTCTTCCCGCGTTCAAGATCCTCAAGGCATGCAGAAAAGAGCGTGGCATACATTCTCCGGATCTTCTCCCGTTCTGTCGTGAGCGCCGGGTTGTTGTAGATATGCACGCGGGAAAATGCCCGCAGTTCGATTAAGGATTTCTCCACTTCAGGACTATAGGAGATATATCCGGTCTCTTCGGCATCGCTGTTCTCCAGCAGATCATAAATCAGGGTATTGATGATCTGGCCGTTATCGTGTCCGAGCACTTCCCCGCAGGTCTCCGGGATGGGCGTATCGTTCCCGATCAACCCAATCTCGCGGGCATCCTGGAGATCCCGGCCAATGTACGCAATGGTGTCGGCGAACTTCACAACGCATCCTTCCAGCGTCATGGGTGGGCGCGAGCGCGATCCGTTCGCATGGTCAGTCACTTTCCGGTCAAAATCCATAAAGCTCCCGCAGCGCTCCGGTTCGATCCTCACATCATCGGCCTCCCCGTTATGACAGAGTATCCCGTCGAGCACCTGGAGTGTGAGGTCGCAGTCTTCTATCCGGTCGAGAAACCGGACGCTCTGGACATTGTGAAAGAATTTCCCAATCCCGTGCTGTTCGCAGATTTCCGAGAGACATGTCTCACCAAAATGACCGTAAGGGATATGACCGATATCATGGCCGAGCGCGATCGCCTCGATAAGGTCCTCGTTGAGACGGAGACATCTCCCGATGGTTCGGGCAATCTTTGAGACCAGCTGGACATGGATGACCCGGTGGGTGATATGGTCATTTTCCACAAGGTAAAAGACCTGGGTCTTGTCGATGTACCGGGTATAGGCGCGGGTATGGACGATCCGGTCTGCATCCCGCGAATAGGGTGTCCGGATATCCTCGGGCTTTCTTCCGAAACGACGAACCGCCCCGCCACTCCGGGCTGCAAGAGGTGAGAGAAGCGATTCCCGGAGTTCGGTCTGCATCCGGATTGCAGATTCCATTTCTGGATCCGGAACCCGGATGGGGGCAGGTCTCTGCATATCACCGTCAATCTGTGCCAGAACATCTTAATGGTGACGAAGCCGGCAGATTCCCGGATCCGTGCCTTCCCGTTTGCTACAATCTCCACATCTTTATTGTCTTGTGCAGACAACTGGTGAGAGTACACAGTTGTTTTTACTGGAGGCAACCCATGACAAAGAACAATACCAAAAAACCGCAGGCAGAGGAGGAGTGCAAGAAGGAGTGCTCGAGCTGCCCGACCGCAACAACCTGTGCATCGGCAAAGAACGGGAAGGCCGGGCTCCCGCCCAAGGCAGAGATTGACGTCAAGCATGTCATCATGGTGCTTTCCGGCAAAGGGGGAGTCGGGAAATCGACCGTTTCGGTCAATCTTGCCTACGCGCTATCCGCCCACGGCAAGAAAGTCGGTCTCCTCGACCTCGATATGCACGGTCCCAATGTTCCCAAGATGCTGGGAATCGAGGATCACAAGCTCGCCATGATGGATAACCGCATTGAGCCCGTCCATGTTACCGGGAACCTCTCGGTCATCTCCATGGCGTTTCTCCTGCCCGACACCAGTACGCCCATCATCTGGCGCGGCCCCATGAAGATGGCAGCGATCCAGCAGTTCCTTTCGGAAGTGAACTGGGGGCCGCTTGACTATCTCGTTGTTGATCTCCCCCCGGGCACCGGTGACGAAGCGCTGACCATTGCACAGCTCGCCCCCAATGTCCGGGGAGCGGTCGTGGTCACGACCCCGCAGGACGTCGCCACCATGGATGCCCGCAAGTCCGCCAAGTTCATCGAGAAACTCGGCCTCCCGGTCATCGGCATCATCGAGAACATGAGCGGGATGCTCTGCCCTCACTGTGGAGAACAGATCGATCTCTTCGGCAAAGGCGGGGGTAAAAAGATTGCAGAGGAACTCAGCGTTCCGTTCCTTGGGGCGATCCCGCTGGATATCGAGATGCGCAAGGCTGGCGACGAAGGCCGGCCGTTCATCATCCGGCGCGGCGACAGCCCGACATGGAAGAGCGTTGATCAGGTCATGCAGGAACTCACCAGAATCGTTGAGGGATGATAATGGATTATCTGCGGATTCTCACCGGCCGGGAGCAGCCGCTCCCCATCTATAAGGGAGTGATAGCAGCACTGGAGAATCCGCTTGCATTTCCGGATCTGCTTGAATCAATCTACCGGGAAGCTATGAGTCTCGATGACGAGACCCTGGACCGGTTCCGGTTTTCCCTCATGCGCCTCCAGCTCTGGGCAGATATCCACAGAAATGAGGATCTGGAGAAAGCGATGCATATCAAGTACGTCTCCCAGGTGCTCGAAAAAGTGATCTTCGGCTCACTTGTTATGGAGCAGGGCGATGCACCTGCAGAATAATTATTGTCCCACAACATTTTTATCGTCGGGTATAGGTACTGGTGATACTCTTATCACCCTGCCCGATCAATAGTATGACCACAATCCTGTATAACGCAGTTTTACCAATTGTATTTATACAAATACCAGATACCAGTAACCATCCGGGAGCCAATATGACATCACGCATGCAATCCCCGCACACCACCTGTCCGGGGTGCCAGGAAGAAGTATTTCTCGACGAACTTGTAGGCGGCAAGTGTCCGCTCTGCGGTTGTTCGCTCGAGGATTTCGACGAAGCATTCGGGGAATACGAAGGAGTCCTCGACCGCTCGGACCTGTCCTGGCTGATCTTCAATTATTTCGTTTTCAAGAAATTCGTGGACCTGGGTGTACCCCCCCATCAGATCATGGAGTTCGTCGCCACCTACGAGGCAAATGCAGAGAAGCCCCCAGAAGAGTGGAACAAAACAGAATTTGTTCTTGAGATCCCCATGAAAAGTCTGGATAAAATCCGGCCGAAACATTGTGTTAAATGCCAGAAGTGGTTTATTGCGGGTGGAAAAAAGCAGATCCGGGGCGATATGCGCAAAACTGCACTTGCTGTGGAATATACCTGTAATCGCTGCTGAAAAACCGGTTTCCGCTCACCAATTTTAAAAAAAATCTTTTTTTAGAAATATTGTTCAAAAAGAACCGTTATTTTCATAGGAATCGACGGACCTTTTTCGCATTATCTTACCGGGGTCTCCCGTGTTATCTCTCATAATTTTAATCCCGCGGATCATCAAAAATCCTTATCTACACGTAACAATATAAAAACATTTTTAATTTGATTTAGGCCCAATTCGCATTGCATTTGGTAAACTATGTATATATCCGGTGTTAATCAGTTGTAAGGATTGGAGAATTTCTCATATCCTGTCCATGAAGATGGTGACCTATGAAAAAAGGCTATTCCAATGATAACGCATTCACCGGACTTGAAGCGGCAATTGTGCTCATTGCATTCGTTGTCGTCGCAGCGGTGTTCTCGTACGTAGTGCTCGGTGCTGGTTTCTTCACAACCCAGAAAAGCCAGGAAGTTGTCCACACGGGTGTACAGCAGGCGAGTTCGACCCTTGAGATCGTCGGTAACGTCTACGGTACCGGAACTACAGGAAGCTACATAAATATGATTAACTTCTCCGCAGCATTAGCTCCCGGCGGGACAAATGTCGACTTTGACAAAGTGGTGCTTACGTACAGTAACGCATCCTCGCTTGAAACCCTGTCTCGCGTTGGCAAAAACACTGCACCAAATGCCGGGCAGTGGTCCATTGCCAAGGTCCAGAATGAAGTAACCAACGACGATGTACTTGAGAAAGGAGAGCAGTTTGACATCATGGCTCAGCCAACCAACCACATTGTCAAGAACGATCAGTTCCAGATAGAGATCAAACCGGCTATCGGAGCGGCACTCTCGGTTGTCCGCACTGCCCCGGCATCAATTCTGGCAGTAAACACCCTCTACTAACTTTTTTTATTTTCCCTACGGGAAACAATTCTGTCATTCCAGATTCTCTTACACTATTCCGTCGTCGCTGTCATACACAGCCACCTGCACCACGGAAACCAGGTATATCCGTAGAGAGTGTTTGAGACCGGAACATCAGCGGGGGTAATCGGTGCTGATGATCGCACCGGACTGCGCATCAACCCAGCCGGTTGCCGTAGCAGGGGGCTGTCGGGCGCGAAGAGTTTCATCGTCAAAGATCACTTTCCAGGCAAGCGGGATCGTTCCGGGTCGCGGGGTCTGACCGGGGTTATGCAGGTCTTTCCATAACAACTGAGCGGACAGGATCTGCATACGTTGCGCAGATGCCGGGACGAGCTCGCTTGCATTCTGAAGAACTGCAAACGTTGCTTCCCGCTTTGTCACAAGAGATTCTGAAGTAGCGGAAAACGCATTCTCGGGATCGTTCCACCTTCGCTCGTATCCGGTAATATCCCCGTTTGCAGAATCGACTGCGAGGGAGAATCCATCAATATCGCAGGGGATATCCTGGACCATCCGGTTGTATTCAAAAAGATACCGGCCTGCAACCGGTGATCCGGTAGCATTTGCAGGCTCGTACCGTCCACTGCCCAGGCTGACCGTGAGGTCCCCGTTCCATGCCAAAATCGCCCGGTCAGCAACTTTCTGAGCTGCCGATAACGAGAGGACAGGATCTCTTGGACGATCAGTTGGAGATACCTCGCGGGAGTAGGAAAGAATTGAGCCGGTCTCCGGGTCAAGGGAGCCGGAAAGCAGGGGTGCGCCATCCTTGACTAATAAAAAGTGCCACGATGGTTCTGATCCAGGATTATCACTATACCTGACGCGTACCTGATCGACTTTCTGCGGTGAAAAGAATTTTGTCGCGATCTGCATCACCTGTTCTGATGAGAACTTTGCTGATTCCTGTCCCGGGGTATAGGGGTTTCCGGTGACTGCGTCAAGATTTGCAATTATCCGGTCCTGCCTGCCAGAACCCGCTTGAGATACGATCTCAAATTCATACCGTTTTTTTCCGGCAGATTCTGTCAGGTTCACCCGGGAGATCAAAAATTTTTCTGTCGGGAATTCCAGGTGTATGAGATCGATGGCCCGGGAAAGCGGGAGCAGGCCTCGGTCCGATGAAGCGGACAATCCGGATCCGAGAACAATCGCCGGTGTTTCAGGAATGGAGGCATTCATGGGGGCAGCAGGCGTCATGCTGGCCGTCGGGGATACCGGCAGTGCGGAGATCTCAGGTAATGAGCTTGGAAGAATACCGGAGAAATTGCAAAAAAACAGAAGAAAAATAACAGCGATAACCGCAATGATGCAACAGGCCGCTGCAATCTTCCTGATGATCCGGCGCTGTTTTTTAGCATTAATCAGCTGTTGATAACGTTCGGGAAGGTAAGGTGCATCATCGCCTTCAAAATTTCGTCTCCGGCCACTTCCCATAGTTCTTCATAACCATATTTACTGCCACAAATAAAAATGAGAGCTTGTCGGTAGCCCCCGATAAAATGAGGGCATTGTCATTATAGATAGAAAAACAGGGTTCTGTAGATGTCGTAGTTCGCATGCGGGGAAGCCCTCTTCCTGCCCCATCAACCCGAAGAACCCTGACCTGTTCTTTCGGGCCGACCCTTATCAGCGCTCTTTGCAGGCTGCAGTCATAGCGTCCCCGGGAGTTTCAGCGGTATTGAAACGATCGCTCAGGTGCAACCACAATTCTGCGCGAATCAGGGTGAAGGCGTATCTGCATCACCAGTGGCACAGGTTTTTGGATTGCAATCGCGTTCCGGCAAAAAAATTTCAATCACCCCCTCATCCCCTGCCAGAAATTTTTCAAGTGACCTTTGACTGATCTGCCGGAAAGCCCACGTCGGAAAAAATGATTTGCTGTTGGATAAAAATCCAATAGTTGGATAATTATCCAACTGTTGGCAGGTTTACTGACACCCTTTGATCGCGAAAAAAAAAATAACAGACCCTGATTGAAAATACTGATCGGTCGAAATACCAAATTGAGACCAGTTTTTTTTCGGATCATGGGGGCGACCCCCCTTAGGCTGCCATCCCATCCGGAGGTGAGTGGGGGTCATTCTCCCCCTTTAGTGGAAAATATGCAATAAAATAAGGATAAGAGAATTTTCACAGAGCTTAAAGATATGAATTCTACAGAGCAAAAACAGGAAATAATCTTCCTGTTAAAGCGGGATCACGTCTTCCTGTCCTGGTTTTTCCGGTAATACAGACAGCCGGCAATTGCAATCAGAATCACGATAATGACTACCACAAGAGTGAGTGGATCGATAGAGAGACCAATCACACTCGGGCCGTACGCCATGTCGCGGGGGCCGGGAAGGGAACTCGCGGTCACTTCAACTTTGAAAACCGTAATTGGAGCCGGTGTGTTCTGGTATTGCGGCGGCACAGTTACGTTCCCGACGGACACGCTGCTGCTGTTAAGTTCCGGCAGGGTAGTAAGCGGATCAACTCTCCCGAAATTACCATTCCCTTCAGCAAAAACTACCGGAACCATGAGAATGATGATTGCCAGGAATGTGAGGAGGACCGGTTTAAAGCCCGGCCGGCATTTCAGAGATTTGTTCATAGTAATCAAGGAAAATGTACGAAGGATTCATTCAACAGGTTTGTGGTTGAAACCATTTTCCATAACCGGTTCTTGTCCCCACGGGATACCGGAGCAGGAAGATTTATTAATCGCCCTGTTAAAGGAAACGATATGCCACCTGGGGGGGAATCGCCGGAATACGGATCCCTGGGCGTGATCACCATCACAATTCTGCTCATTATAGCGATTATCGGAGCGGGATTCTTTTTTTACCAATCCCAGGAGCGCATTGTCAAGGACAGAATAACTTCCGAGCTTTCTTCAATTGCATACCTCAAAGCGGATCAGATCGCAGCCTGGAGGGGGGAGAGGCTCGAGGATGCCATTGTTATATCAAAGGATCAGACCCTTGCTGAACGGGCAGAAGCGGTCCTGGTCTCTTCCGATCCCTTCAACAACAAAGATATCCTGATGCGTTTTGGCCGGATCAACACCTCCTATCCGTACCGGAATGTTCAGCTAGTCAGCCGGAACGGCAGGGTTTATGCGAGCCTTGCCCCATCAGAGATGGCAATCAGCCCTGATCTACAATTACCGCTGGCCGAATCACTCTCTTCCCGCCGGGCCATCCTGACCGATCTGATGCTGGATAATGGGGACAATTCCACCAGCATGTATGTTATCGCGCCGTTAATTCTTACCAATAGCAGTAGAGATGAAACTATCGGTGCTGTTATCCTCACGATCGATCCTAATATAGATCTCTATCCGCGTGTTCAGGGCTGGCCGGTACCCAGTAAAAGTGCAGAAACCCTGCTTGTGGAGCGTGAGGGAGATAATGTCCTGTTCCTGAATAATCTGCGGCATCAGAACAATACCGCACTCTCCTTAAAGATCCCGTTAAGCCAGACAGCGAATCCGGCGGTTATGGCGGTAAGGGGAACAACCGGCGCTTTTGAAGGGAGGGATTACCGGGGGGTCGATGTGATCTCGGTACTGACACCGGTATCAGGCTCGCCCTGGTTCATGGTAACGAAGATTGATACCGCCGAAGCCTATTCCGCATGGCAGGCCAGTTCGGGGCTTATACTTATCCTCATTATAGGGGCGGTTGCCGGAGTATTCATCGTCATGGGCCTCCTGTGGCAGCGCAGGCAGAAATATTATTACCGGACCCTGTATACCAATGAAGCGGTACAGAGACAGAATGAGCAGAAACGCCGCCAGTGGATGGAGGTACTGCTGCGGCTCGGGGAGATGGATTCAGCAAAAGATTATGAGATTACGGGCTACGTTCTCGAAGCTGCGTGTACGCTCACAGAAAGCCCGGTTGCATTTTTTGGCATGCTGGACCCGGAGGAGAGGATGTTTGAGAGCACGGCCTGGTCAAAATCCATACAGAAAGACCACGCAGGAAGTGCATCTTCCGGACATCTTCCCATAGATCAGGCCGGCCTCTGGGCTGAGGCAGTGCAGAGCAGGAGACCCGCCATTGTCAACGACTACGCAACCTCCCTGCCGATAAAAAACGAGATATTTACTGATAGTATTCCGGTCTTTCGGTTCTTATCAGTCCCCGTCTTCGAAGGAACGCGGATCGTAATGGTAAGCACGGTGGCCAACCGGGAATCCGGGTATTCCGCAACCGATGCTGAAAATCTCGCACTCCTTATGCAGGGAGCCTGGAATCATATCAGGAAACGTAGAGCAGAGGAAGCCCTCCTGCAGAAAACGTCGGATCTTGAAGCAGCATACGAGGAGATCACCGCAAGCGATGAAGAGCTCAGGTCAAGTTATGAGGATCTTGCCAATACCCAGCAGGCACTCGCCGAAAGCGAACGGAAGTATCGCAACCTGTATCTTTATGCCCAGGTCGGACTCTTTGAGACCAGCTTTAAAGATGCAACGGTGGTTGCCTGCAACCAGATGTACGCCGATCTCGCCGGTTTTTCGTCTGTTGAAGACGCAATTGGAAAGGACATTCTCCATCTCTATGTGAACCCGGATGAGCGCTCTCATGTAAGCCAGATCCTCAAAGAGCAGGGATTTATCGAGAATTGTGTTGTGCAGTTCCGCAACCAGAGTACCGGCAGGATATTCTGGGGACAGTTCTCCGCCCGGTATAATCATGAGCGGGATATGGCCGAGGGGACGCTCGTTGATGTAACAACGGAGATTGAGGCGAAAACTGCGCTCCGGGAGAGTGAACAAAGACTGCGTGAAGCCCAGGAGATGGCCCATCTCGGTTTCTGGTCGTGGGACATAAAGACCGGTCATGTGGAATGGTCCGATGAAGTGTACAGGATATTCGGTCTTGATCCAGACGTGTTTACTCCTGAAATTGATTCCGTACTTGCCTTATCCCCGTGGCCGGAGGATCAACAGCGCGACAGGGAGCTTATCCGGAAGGCTATGGATTCCTGTGAACCTGGGACCTACGAGCAGCGGTTCCTCCGGCCGGATAAGAGCATCGGGTATTACCATTCCACGTTCCAGGGGAGATATGACCCAACGGGCAACCTCGTCTCCATTGTAGGTACGGTACTGGACATCACACAGCAAAAGCTGGCAGAATCGGAGATTATCCGGATGAACGAGACCCTGCTCCGCCAGACAAAGACGTTGTCAATCCTGAATCGGATTATCACAATATCAAACCGGGTTGTGGACCGGCCGGCACTCTTACAGACGATTCTGGATGACACGCTTGACCTGATGGATTATGATGCCGGGGGAATATATCTCATCGACAAAGCGACACAGACTGCATCGATTGCCTGTTCAAAGAATCTTCCTCCGGAGTTCCTTGCTTCGGCTGAAACAATATCTATCCTCACGCCGCCCTATGATTCCCTGTTCATCAAGGGCATCCCGATTATTACCAACCATTATGACCGTGTCTTTCCAGCCAATGCAGAAAAAACAAAATTTCTCTCGGTTGCAAATATCCCTCTGTCCTCAAAGAATGAGATCAGCGGGTCCCTCAATGTCATCAGCAAACAGCGGCACATCATAACAGAGAATGAGAAAGAGACTCTGCTCTCGATCGCACGGGAACTGGGAAACACTCTCCGGAAGATGGCTGCGGAAGAAGAGATGATGAAGGCAGAGGATGCACTTCGGAAGAGCGAAGAGAAATACCGGATCCTCTTCAACCGGATGGTTGAGGGAAGCGCACTCCACGAGATGATCTATGATCCTTCCGGAAACCCGGCAGATTACCGGATCCTTGATGTGAATCCTGCCTTTGAAGCCATCATCGGGATCAATCGCAACGCAGTTATCGGAAAATGCAGCCGCGAGGCATACGGAGTTGAGACTCCACCATTCCTCAATACCTATGCACGGGTGGCTGCTACCGGTCAGCCGGAAGTGTTTGAAGTGTATTTCGCCCCCATGCGGAAACATTTTTCAATTTCTGTATATTCCCCGCAAGCCGGGCGGTTTGCCACGATATTTGAGGATATCACGGATCGCAAACAGGCCGAACAGCAGCGCGAAGGGCTTATTAATGAGCTGGAGAAGAAAAATACCGAACTCGAACAGTTCACCTACACGGTGTCGCACGATCTCAAGAGCCCCCTCATAACGATCAAGGGATTTGCCGGCATGGTTGACGAGGATGCCAGAAAAGGCGATTTAGTGCAGCTGGAGAAGGATTTGAGCCGTATTACCGAAGCTGCAGAGACCATGCAGGAACTTCTTGCGGATCTCCTCGAACTATCCCGGATCGG
This region includes:
- a CDS encoding GAF domain-containing protein → MPPGGESPEYGSLGVITITILLIIAIIGAGFFFYQSQERIVKDRITSELSSIAYLKADQIAAWRGERLEDAIVISKDQTLAERAEAVLVSSDPFNNKDILMRFGRINTSYPYRNVQLVSRNGRVYASLAPSEMAISPDLQLPLAESLSSRRAILTDLMLDNGDNSTSMYVIAPLILTNSSRDETIGAVILTIDPNIDLYPRVQGWPVPSKSAETLLVEREGDNVLFLNNLRHQNNTALSLKIPLSQTANPAVMAVRGTTGAFEGRDYRGVDVISVLTPVSGSPWFMVTKIDTAEAYSAWQASSGLILILIIGAVAGVFIVMGLLWQRRQKYYYRTLYTNEAVQRQNEQKRRQWMEVLLRLGEMDSAKDYEITGYVLEAACTLTESPVAFFGMLDPEERMFESTAWSKSIQKDHAGSASSGHLPIDQAGLWAEAVQSRRPAIVNDYATSLPIKNEIFTDSIPVFRFLSVPVFEGTRIVMVSTVANRESGYSATDAENLALLMQGAWNHIRKRRAEEALLQKTSDLEAAYEEITASDEELRSSYEDLANTQQALAESERKYRNLYLYAQVGLFETSFKDATVVACNQMYADLAGFSSVEDAIGKDILHLYVNPDERSHVSQILKEQGFIENCVVQFRNQSTGRIFWGQFSARYNHERDMAEGTLVDVTTEIEAKTALRESEQRLREAQEMAHLGFWSWDIKTGHVEWSDEVYRIFGLDPDVFTPEIDSVLALSPWPEDQQRDRELIRKAMDSCEPGTYEQRFLRPDKSIGYYHSTFQGRYDPTGNLVSIVGTVLDITQQKLAESEIIRMNETLLRQTKTLSILNRIITISNRVVDRPALLQTILDDTLDLMDYDAGGIYLIDKATQTASIACSKNLPPEFLASAETISILTPPYDSLFIKGIPIITNHYDRVFPANAEKTKFLSVANIPLSSKNEISGSLNVISKQRHIITENEKETLLSIARELGNTLRKMAAEEEMMKAEDALRKSEEKYRILFNRMVEGSALHEMIYDPSGNPADYRILDVNPAFEAIIGINRNAVIGKCSREAYGVETPPFLNTYARVAATGQPEVFEVYFAPMRKHFSISVYSPQAGRFATIFEDITDRKQAEQQREGLINELEKKNTELEQFTYTVSHDLKSPLITIKGFAGMVDEDARKGDLVQLEKDLSRITEAAETMQELLADLLELSRIGKIANPSQLIPFTRIAREAVDLLAVPLAERGVRVKIDPDLPVVNVDHARIREVLVNLIENAIKFSGNRKDPLIHIGAEYDRKKAVFFVKDNGIGINPRYLSRIFNLFERLEPSVQGTGIGLPITRRIIEAHGGKIWAESDGEGKGTIFRFTLEGTYIRNTDNNNNGQIKE